A stretch of the uncultured Desulfobacter sp. genome encodes the following:
- the mgtE gene encoding magnesium transporter, whose product MQKEQILILENSITRLLRRGASKQLLNIIKKTHMADLSIVFEHLTPLNQEKLFDLLENPEDIGLLFSHLPEKTFVEFVKVVDFDKLVTVFDHMASDDAAELLGCLDEDLSDKILSKMKKEESYNVEQIMSYDEDTAGSLMVKDFVALEEDVKAKEVIEALQNKYLDVEMPFYIYVIDSYGKLVGVSSLRQLVVESPDKPLKNFMSKDIVSVKPYTDREVVARLVSRYDFLAIPVVDDDNRIIGIVTVDDVIDILHETATEDMLKMAGVGEDYVETQSILKGTRIRLPWLFASCLGGIANFFIIGRFESTLAQLTGLAAFIPIIMGMGGNIGTQSATIVVRGIATGRVNIRDFAKVISRELGVGFILGITYGGLIAAVAKFSFMAESFSWALSVVVGCSILSSMTVAAFVGTSVPMIFQRLNIDPAVATGPFVTTTMDLISVYCYFTITRLLLGF is encoded by the coding sequence ATGCAAAAAGAGCAAATTCTGATACTTGAAAACAGCATCACACGATTATTACGCCGGGGAGCCAGCAAACAGCTGCTCAATATCATAAAAAAAACCCATATGGCAGACCTGTCTATTGTTTTTGAGCATCTGACCCCACTGAACCAGGAAAAATTGTTTGACTTGCTGGAGAATCCTGAGGATATCGGGCTGCTGTTTTCCCACCTGCCTGAAAAGACCTTTGTGGAGTTTGTCAAAGTTGTGGATTTCGATAAACTGGTGACGGTTTTTGACCACATGGCCTCGGATGATGCCGCCGAATTGCTTGGCTGTCTGGACGAAGACCTGTCCGACAAGATTCTGTCCAAAATGAAAAAGGAAGAATCTTATAATGTCGAGCAGATCATGAGCTATGATGAGGATACTGCCGGCAGCCTCATGGTTAAGGATTTCGTTGCCCTGGAAGAGGACGTCAAGGCCAAGGAGGTTATCGAAGCACTGCAGAACAAGTATCTTGATGTTGAGATGCCGTTTTATATCTATGTGATAGACAGCTATGGCAAGCTTGTGGGGGTCAGTTCTTTGCGTCAGTTGGTGGTGGAATCTCCTGACAAACCCCTTAAAAACTTCATGTCCAAGGATATTGTATCGGTTAAGCCCTATACGGATAGAGAAGTTGTGGCCCGTCTGGTTTCCCGATATGATTTTCTGGCCATACCGGTTGTGGATGATGACAACCGGATTATCGGTATTGTCACCGTGGATGACGTCATCGACATCCTGCACGAAACCGCCACTGAAGATATGTTGAAAATGGCGGGTGTGGGGGAAGATTATGTTGAGACCCAGTCCATTCTCAAAGGTACCCGGATTCGTTTGCCCTGGCTGTTTGCAAGCTGTCTTGGCGGCATTGCTAACTTTTTTATCATCGGCCGGTTTGAATCCACTTTAGCCCAGTTGACAGGGCTTGCCGCATTTATACCCATCATCATGGGCATGGGGGGGAATATCGGTACCCAGAGCGCCACCATTGTGGTCCGGGGGATTGCCACGGGCCGGGTGAATATCCGGGATTTTGCCAAGGTTATTTCCAGGGAACTTGGCGTGGGATTCATTCTAGGAATTACCTATGGTGGTTTGATTGCAGCTGTGGCCAAGTTCAGTTTTATGGCCGAATCTTTTTCCTGGGCCTTGTCCGTGGTTGTTGGATGTTCAATTTTGTCTTCCATGACTGTGGCAGCATTTGTGGGGACCTCGGTGCCTATGATTTTTCAGCGGCTTAATATTGATCCGGCCGTGGCCACAGGTCCCTTTGTTACAACCACCATGGACTTGATCAGTGTTTACTGTTATTTCACAATTACAAGGCTGTTGCTTGGTTTTTGA
- a CDS encoding SurA N-terminal domain-containing protein yields MENKRNIILIVFTFGLFWAANCLAQEVVDRIVAIVNDDIVTLSQLDMAAAPYRKNIETSQESATRKKELMAQMYTQVLNQLVENSLVIQEAKRMGIAVDDTDVDNALENFKKEHNLDQEKLELGLAAQGITLEQYRERIREQILQSMIVSRAVRAKIVITDKEIKAYYDSHYQEFKGKKKYHLKNIIVRRTADLSTVQEKLKNKIDFSQVAQDYSIGSNAAAGGELGEFDISSFSDEIKNALEGVGKGQYTKPIDMGDSFQLLYVADIIAQGQGPVQKEVEKKIQDILYREHGEAQFKKWMENLKNGAHIKIML; encoded by the coding sequence ATGGAAAATAAACGAAACATCATTTTAATAGTTTTTACGTTTGGACTTTTCTGGGCTGCAAATTGCCTGGCTCAGGAGGTGGTTGACCGGATAGTAGCCATTGTAAACGACGATATTGTCACCTTATCCCAGCTTGATATGGCAGCGGCTCCATACCGGAAAAATATTGAGACATCCCAGGAGTCTGCGACCCGGAAAAAAGAGTTGATGGCGCAAATGTATACCCAGGTACTCAATCAACTGGTGGAAAACAGCCTGGTGATTCAGGAAGCCAAGCGAATGGGGATTGCTGTGGATGATACGGATGTGGATAATGCCTTGGAAAATTTTAAAAAAGAGCACAACCTCGACCAGGAAAAGCTGGAGCTCGGCTTGGCTGCCCAGGGTATAACCCTAGAGCAATACCGTGAAAGAATCCGGGAACAGATTCTTCAAAGTATGATCGTTTCAAGGGCTGTCCGTGCTAAGATCGTTATCACTGATAAAGAGATAAAAGCTTATTATGACAGTCACTACCAGGAATTTAAAGGCAAGAAAAAATATCATTTGAAAAATATAATTGTGAGGAGAACTGCGGATCTTTCCACTGTCCAGGAAAAATTGAAAAATAAGATTGATTTTTCGCAGGTTGCCCAAGATTATTCCATCGGTTCCAATGCGGCTGCCGGCGGAGAACTCGGTGAGTTCGACATATCAAGCTTCAGCGATGAAATCAAAAATGCGCTTGAAGGGGTTGGCAAGGGACAATACACCAAGCCGATTGATATGGGAGATTCTTTTCAACTTCTTTATGTGGCGGATATCATTGCACAGGGACAGGGTCCTGTTCAAAAAGAGGTGGAAAAAAAGATCCAGGATATTTTGTACCGGGAGCATGGAGAAGCCCAGTTTAAAAAATGGATGGAAAATCTTAAAAACGGCGCACACATTAAAATAATGCTTTAG
- a CDS encoding SurA N-terminal domain-containing protein: MNSVVNIGYGIKDVNGFLRGFLNFSSLGTLLVMAAGFAIMMGAGCTDPKKIEPKGNIIKAGTVEISREDFVRELEIKQANYPYDIKDKPQEYNAMVLDLVSDLSDEAVLLAAAAAKGIDVDSEELESAVVDFKEDYPENSFDRMLLERAISYPVWKKRLKKDMVIQKLIMQDLVASQEINPEDMIDFYDRFAEQAKDRDNDNSEVMDEKELVLQLRMEKSQEVFGEWLQGLQKSYPVHIDKLVLTTFLIDAEKQ, from the coding sequence ATGAACAGCGTTGTAAATATTGGGTATGGCATAAAAGATGTCAATGGATTTTTAAGGGGCTTTTTAAATTTTTCGTCTCTTGGAACTTTATTGGTTATGGCTGCAGGTTTTGCAATTATGATGGGGGCTGGGTGTACGGACCCAAAAAAGATTGAACCAAAAGGCAATATCATAAAGGCCGGCACGGTTGAAATCAGCCGGGAAGATTTTGTCCGAGAACTGGAGATCAAGCAGGCCAACTACCCCTATGACATAAAAGATAAGCCCCAGGAATACAATGCCATGGTGCTGGATCTTGTTTCTGATCTGTCTGACGAGGCTGTCTTGCTGGCTGCCGCTGCAGCCAAGGGAATTGATGTTGATTCAGAAGAACTTGAGTCTGCCGTTGTCGATTTCAAGGAAGACTATCCTGAAAACAGTTTTGACCGGATGCTCCTTGAGAGAGCAATATCATATCCTGTCTGGAAAAAGAGATTGAAAAAAGATATGGTCATCCAAAAATTAATCATGCAGGATCTGGTGGCCTCCCAGGAAATTAATCCTGAGGATATGATAGATTTTTATGACCGTTTTGCAGAACAGGCCAAAGACCGGGATAATGATAATTCAGAAGTGATGGATGAAAAAGAATTGGTGCTTCAGTTGCGGATGGAAAAAAGCCAGGAGGTATTTGGAGAATGGTTGCAAGGATTACAGAAAAGTTATCCCGTGCACATTGACAAGCTGGTGTTAACCACCTTTTTAATTGACGCTGAAAAGCAATAG
- a CDS encoding ABC transporter ATP-binding protein: MGQSGCAASRQPILEVQHLKKYFPVTSGVFMRRTGDVHAVDDVSFSVFKGETLGVVGESGCGKTTLGRCIMGLCRLTQGRILLEGKPLSAMSRKMRKHFSTQAQMIFQDPFESLNPRQTVRQILEEKFRIHGVSQQKTATQIESLLDQVGLDPGALTKYPHEFSGGQRQRIGIARAISMTPQIVICDEPVSALDVSVQSKILNLLLDLQSAMGLTYLFISHDLSVVRHMSDRIVVMYLGRIMEIADAQNIYKHPKHPYTRALLDAIPVIDLDHPSKRIPLKGEIPSAEHPPPGCRFSSRCPVARSLCFKEAPELCACDRYPNHLTACHYPLSN; encoded by the coding sequence ATGGGACAATCAGGCTGTGCAGCAAGCCGTCAACCGATTTTGGAGGTCCAGCACCTGAAAAAATATTTTCCGGTGACTTCGGGTGTTTTTATGCGCCGGACCGGTGATGTGCATGCGGTGGACGATGTCAGTTTCTCGGTTTTCAAAGGAGAAACCCTTGGGGTTGTGGGAGAATCCGGGTGTGGAAAAACCACGTTGGGCCGGTGTATCATGGGACTGTGTCGATTAACCCAGGGTCGCATTCTTCTGGAAGGAAAGCCATTGTCCGCCATGAGCCGGAAGATGCGTAAACATTTTTCAACCCAGGCGCAGATGATTTTTCAGGATCCTTTTGAATCATTAAATCCCAGGCAGACCGTCCGTCAGATCCTTGAAGAAAAATTTCGTATTCACGGGGTGTCACAACAGAAAACGGCAACACAGATTGAGTCGCTACTGGATCAGGTGGGCCTTGATCCCGGGGCTTTGACCAAATACCCCCATGAGTTTTCAGGGGGGCAGCGCCAGCGTATCGGTATCGCCCGTGCCATCAGCATGACTCCGCAGATCGTTATCTGTGATGAACCAGTTTCCGCCCTGGATGTTTCGGTGCAGTCAAAGATATTGAATTTGTTGCTGGACCTGCAGTCTGCAATGGGTTTGACTTACCTGTTTATTTCCCATGATCTGTCCGTGGTCCGCCACATGTCAGACCGCATCGTTGTCATGTACCTGGGCCGAATCATGGAGATTGCGGATGCACAAAACATATATAAACATCCGAAACACCCCTATACAAGGGCTTTACTGGATGCTATTCCTGTAATAGATCTGGATCATCCGTCCAAAAGAATCCCGCTTAAAGGTGAAATCCCTTCAGCTGAACATCCCCCACCGGGTTGCAGGTTTTCTTCCCGCTGTCCTGTTGCCAGATCTTTGTGTTTTAAAGAGGCTCCAGAGCTTTGTGCCTGTGACCGGTACCCTAACCATCTGACAGCCTGTCATTATCCTTTATCCAATTAA
- a CDS encoding type IV pili methyl-accepting chemotaxis transducer N-terminal domain-containing protein, with amino-acid sequence MRIPQSIPTKIIMVVFYLICCVMQAAASNVITPGEWGTIINLSGRQRMLSQKMSKEILLISLDYNKAENLSALEKTANLFDTTLKRLRDGDPELSLPPTFSRRILRQIDLKITPVWKAFFHQVQEIIRAKTVSSDQLNTVIENNIPLLSEMNKCVKLYEKEASKSGVEMNPKLAVTINLAGKQRMLSQKMSKEFFIIAKRSNHQADQLSLQETYTLFDRTLKGLMDGDTMLELPGTKDQAIRAQLGKVQSLWQDFKPLMEYGAKSKNAISAEKIESVAQKNLPLLAEMNKAVKMYETQASK; translated from the coding sequence ATGCGTATCCCCCAAAGCATCCCCACAAAAATCATTATGGTCGTATTCTACCTGATCTGTTGCGTCATGCAGGCCGCAGCGTCAAATGTTATTACCCCTGGAGAGTGGGGAACCATTATCAATCTTTCAGGCAGGCAACGCATGTTGTCACAAAAAATGAGCAAAGAGATTCTTCTAATTAGCCTTGATTATAACAAAGCCGAAAATTTATCCGCACTTGAAAAAACGGCCAATCTTTTCGATACGACATTGAAAAGATTACGGGATGGGGACCCGGAGCTTTCCCTGCCACCCACCTTTTCACGAAGAATTCTTCGCCAGATTGATCTAAAAATTACGCCTGTATGGAAAGCTTTTTTTCATCAGGTTCAGGAAATTATACGCGCAAAAACCGTATCTTCGGACCAGCTCAACACTGTGATAGAAAATAATATCCCGTTGCTCAGTGAAATGAATAAATGTGTCAAACTCTATGAAAAAGAAGCATCCAAATCCGGTGTGGAGATGAACCCCAAACTGGCTGTGACCATCAATCTTGCAGGAAAGCAGCGAATGTTGAGTCAAAAAATGTCAAAAGAATTTTTTATTATTGCCAAACGATCAAATCATCAGGCCGATCAATTAAGCCTTCAGGAGACTTACACCTTGTTTGACAGAACGCTCAAAGGCCTGATGGACGGAGATACGATGCTTGAACTTCCCGGCACCAAAGACCAGGCCATTAGAGCACAGTTAGGAAAAGTTCAATCTTTGTGGCAGGATTTTAAACCCCTTATGGAATACGGTGCCAAATCAAAGAACGCCATTTCTGCTGAAAAAATCGAAAGTGTTGCCCAAAAGAACCTGCCGCTTCTTGCAGAGATGAACAAGGCGGTAAAAATGTACGAAACCCAAGCCTCCAAATAA
- a CDS encoding methyl-accepting chemotaxis protein: MKLKTKIILLGVMNISLQLIILLLIFNIFSSLLTGFSTIIGKADQNRTVTQESRKDILSTTAKVNTMVERMTELNDLTENTNNSIKILEKKISASAWKLTRLSRSIEDLLDSIDDESIQDQLFDMADGVGNLQEIMKREALISLHAAVKTMDDSAQKMKEQLESVRAFSDHISKTEKISDQITQGSQEILAISGAFAKSIETDRLFLLCMVLLFACLTAGFSLLVRRTITTPMQKVVHMVKDIAQGEGDLTKRLEIKNKKDELGELSSWFNQFIDRLDRIIIDIGQAAEKVMAESRSVLTFSGKMADGVENFSKESQAMSVTTGRMNSSMTTIASFGEQAAEHMGMIFDSVSHVNTTLEQITQEGDRAKDMSDEAAIKVEHANQRVASLGGSAEEISKVMEVITNIAEQTNLLALNATIEAARAGEAGKGFAVVAQEIKTLAAQTAEATDDIKEKVTKIQSSTQDTISDVTNISEIISNVDNVVKTIVDSLKEQFSSFQDVAMSIEQSSASMDEISKNVSENSHLSAEIAGGVSGMNDVAEEMTGNSQQMNQNATRLSDLSVTLSHMISEFKVSKN; this comes from the coding sequence ATGAAACTGAAAACTAAAATAATCCTGCTTGGCGTAATGAATATTTCACTACAATTAATTATTCTTCTGCTCATTTTTAATATTTTTTCATCCTTGCTCACCGGTTTTTCAACGATCATCGGAAAGGCGGATCAGAACAGGACAGTCACCCAAGAGTCACGAAAAGACATCTTGAGCACAACTGCTAAGGTCAATACCATGGTGGAGAGGATGACCGAACTTAACGACCTGACTGAAAACACCAACAATTCGATCAAAATTCTGGAAAAAAAGATTTCGGCCAGTGCCTGGAAGCTCACAAGATTATCCAGATCAATTGAAGACCTCCTTGACAGTATCGATGACGAAAGTATTCAGGATCAGCTTTTTGACATGGCTGACGGCGTGGGTAATCTTCAGGAAATTATGAAGAGAGAAGCGTTGATCAGCCTCCATGCAGCCGTAAAAACCATGGACGATTCTGCCCAGAAAATGAAAGAGCAGTTGGAAAGTGTACGGGCCTTTTCCGATCATATCAGCAAAACAGAAAAGATCAGCGATCAAATCACCCAGGGAAGTCAGGAAATCCTTGCAATCTCTGGTGCCTTTGCAAAATCCATAGAAACGGATCGACTCTTCCTTTTGTGCATGGTTCTGCTTTTCGCATGTTTAACAGCCGGATTCAGTCTCCTGGTACGACGAACAATAACAACGCCTATGCAAAAAGTGGTTCATATGGTCAAGGACATCGCCCAGGGAGAAGGCGACCTAACAAAGCGCCTGGAAATAAAAAACAAAAAAGATGAACTTGGAGAACTGTCTTCATGGTTCAATCAGTTTATAGACCGGCTTGACCGGATCATTATTGATATTGGTCAAGCCGCAGAAAAAGTGATGGCTGAATCCAGATCCGTTCTTACCTTTTCCGGTAAAATGGCAGATGGGGTTGAAAATTTTTCCAAAGAATCCCAAGCCATGTCCGTTACCACCGGGCGAATGAATTCAAGCATGACAACCATTGCATCCTTTGGCGAACAGGCTGCGGAGCATATGGGAATGATTTTTGATTCTGTCTCCCATGTAAACACCACCCTAGAACAAATCACCCAGGAAGGTGATCGGGCAAAAGATATGTCAGATGAAGCGGCCATCAAAGTGGAACATGCAAACCAGCGTGTGGCGTCTCTTGGAGGCTCAGCAGAAGAGATTTCAAAAGTTATGGAGGTCATTACAAATATAGCTGAGCAGACGAATCTGCTGGCACTCAACGCCACCATCGAAGCTGCAAGGGCAGGAGAAGCAGGTAAGGGGTTTGCCGTCGTCGCCCAGGAGATAAAAACCTTAGCTGCACAAACGGCTGAAGCAACAGATGACATCAAGGAAAAGGTCACCAAAATTCAGTCCTCGACCCAGGATACCATTTCGGATGTAACAAATATTTCAGAAATTATTTCAAATGTAGATAACGTGGTAAAGACCATTGTGGATTCCCTGAAAGAACAATTTTCAAGTTTCCAGGATGTCGCCATGAGCATTGAACAGTCTTCCGCCAGCATGGATGAAATTTCAAAGAATGTATCAGAAAACTCACACCTCTCTGCAGAAATTGCAGGTGGGGTCTCCGGAATGAATGATGTGGCCGAAGAGATGACGGGAAACAGTCAGCAGATGAACCAAAATGCAACCCGCCTCTCTGATCTTTCAGTTACACTGAGCCATATGATTTCTGAATTCAAAGTGTCAAAAAACTAA
- a CDS encoding FAD-dependent oxidoreductase, which produces MTTNKNDIIIIGGGIIGLACAHYLMDQGTNVTIIEDQQIGSGASHGNCGLLFFSDVITLCAPGVVSTEIIRTLSGTSPLYIKPKPDMDRMTFLLRFALNCRKAYMNRAAKNKHTLLSYSDGLFRQLLDKGTFACDYEDKGVLTAYLSPKAYKKFHHTNKFLEQYGFGYKKLSRQETLDFEPALSPAVVGSWFSEHDRHVRPDRLVTAWKNDLLYRGLKIKEMCRATGFVFKHGSIQGVQTNQGTLFAEAFVLAAGAFCSKIAKTLKLRLPIQPGKGYSITMNRPEICPTVPCMLHERNMVVTPWKSGYRLGGTMEFSGFSTALNRIRLNKLIQGAAEYMRTPMGRPIIEEWAGVRPMTYDDMPVIGRMSGFNNLVVAAGHGMLGLTLATGTGKLVSDLILEKPPEIDPAPFLPERFN; this is translated from the coding sequence GTGACCACGAACAAAAATGACATAATAATCATCGGTGGCGGAATCATTGGACTTGCTTGTGCCCATTACTTGATGGACCAAGGAACAAACGTCACTATTATAGAAGATCAGCAGATCGGCTCAGGGGCCTCCCACGGCAACTGCGGCCTGCTTTTCTTTAGTGATGTGATCACACTTTGCGCACCAGGCGTTGTCTCCACGGAAATCATCCGTACCCTAAGCGGCACAAGCCCTCTTTACATCAAACCGAAACCGGACATGGACCGGATGACCTTTCTTCTACGTTTTGCTCTAAATTGCCGTAAGGCATATATGAACCGGGCCGCAAAAAACAAACACACCTTATTGTCATATTCAGACGGCCTGTTCAGACAATTGCTCGACAAAGGTACATTTGCCTGTGACTATGAAGACAAAGGCGTACTCACGGCATATCTGTCCCCCAAAGCATACAAAAAATTTCACCATACCAACAAATTTCTTGAACAATACGGGTTTGGATATAAAAAACTTTCCAGACAGGAAACTCTGGATTTTGAACCAGCCCTGTCACCCGCAGTTGTGGGATCCTGGTTTTCAGAACATGACCGCCATGTTCGCCCGGATCGTCTGGTAACGGCATGGAAAAATGATCTACTGTACCGGGGCCTGAAAATCAAAGAGATGTGCAGGGCCACGGGATTTGTTTTTAAACATGGCTCTATCCAGGGCGTCCAAACCAACCAGGGGACCTTATTTGCAGAGGCATTTGTCCTGGCAGCCGGCGCCTTTTGCTCTAAAATAGCAAAGACGCTGAAGCTTCGCCTGCCCATTCAGCCGGGAAAAGGATACAGCATAACCATGAATCGTCCGGAAATATGCCCGACCGTACCCTGTATGCTCCATGAAAGAAACATGGTGGTCACGCCCTGGAAAAGCGGATACCGTTTAGGCGGCACCATGGAGTTTTCAGGATTTTCCACCGCTTTGAACCGAATCCGGTTAAACAAACTGATCCAGGGGGCTGCAGAATATATGCGAACCCCAATGGGTCGACCCATCATTGAAGAATGGGCAGGGGTAAGACCCATGACCTATGATGACATGCCTGTGATCGGCAGGATGTCCGGATTCAACAACCTGGTTGTGGCTGCCGGACACGGCATGCTTGGGCTTACCTTGGCCACGGGTACGGGTAAACTTGTCAGTGATCTGATTTTGGAAAAACCGCCGGAGATTGATCCGGCACCATTCTTACCGGAAAGATTCAATTGA
- a CDS encoding cold-shock protein, with amino-acid sequence MANGIVKWFNDAKGYGFIEQEEGPDVFVHHTGINATGFKSLNEGDRVTFDVEDGQKGPAAVNVTVQ; translated from the coding sequence ATGGCAAATGGGATCGTAAAGTGGTTTAATGATGCAAAGGGATACGGATTTATCGAACAGGAGGAGGGACCTGACGTATTCGTGCATCATACCGGCATCAACGCAACTGGCTTTAAATCTCTTAATGAGGGTGACCGGGTCACTTTTGATGTAGAGGACGGACAGAAAGGACCTGCAGCGGTCAACGTAACTGTCCAGTAA
- a CDS encoding ABC transporter ATP-binding protein gives MNQKSCPPLLAVKNLGVAFQTDQGEVLAVDDVSFELEAGQVVGIAGESGCGKSVTALSLMRLLPRPVSKIKAGKILFEGENLLELSMDAMRNIRGKKISMIFQEPMTALNPVHTVGRQIAEIYSLHFPGMEKKQKNAASLQMLEKVGIPDASKAMKKYPHQLSGGMRQRVMIGMALACEPDILIADEPTTALDVTVQAQIMDLIIHFRDTTGMAVILITHDLGLIAENCDRVVVMYAGTVAESASVTTLFRNPFHPYTQKLLQSIPSLAKTAKKSLPTIPGNVPVLSKMPSGCRFAKRCERALIQCENQRPRLMPVASGHFAACRLVHDDEKK, from the coding sequence ATGAATCAAAAGAGTTGTCCGCCGCTTTTAGCTGTTAAAAATCTTGGGGTTGCATTTCAAACTGACCAGGGGGAAGTGCTTGCCGTGGATGATGTCAGTTTTGAACTTGAGGCCGGTCAGGTAGTGGGTATTGCCGGGGAGTCCGGGTGTGGCAAGAGTGTAACGGCCTTGAGTTTGATGCGGCTTTTACCAAGGCCTGTGTCAAAAATCAAAGCCGGAAAAATTCTTTTTGAAGGAGAAAACCTGTTAGAGCTTTCCATGGACGCCATGCGCAACATCCGGGGCAAAAAAATATCCATGATTTTCCAGGAACCCATGACCGCCTTAAACCCGGTTCACACCGTAGGCAGGCAGATTGCTGAAATTTATTCCCTGCATTTTCCCGGCATGGAGAAAAAACAAAAGAATGCAGCATCGTTGCAGATGCTTGAAAAGGTGGGGATCCCCGATGCCTCAAAGGCTATGAAAAAGTATCCACATCAGCTGTCCGGCGGGATGCGTCAGCGGGTAATGATCGGTATGGCGCTTGCCTGTGAACCTGATATCCTAATTGCTGATGAGCCGACCACCGCTTTGGATGTAACTGTACAGGCCCAGATTATGGACCTAATTATTCACTTTCGAGATACAACAGGTATGGCGGTGATTTTAATTACCCATGATCTTGGCTTGATTGCAGAGAACTGTGATCGGGTTGTTGTCATGTATGCCGGTACCGTGGCAGAGAGCGCTTCTGTGACAACCCTGTTTCGGAATCCCTTTCATCCTTACACACAAAAACTTTTACAATCCATACCTTCTCTGGCAAAAACGGCGAAAAAATCGCTTCCCACCATTCCGGGAAATGTGCCTGTGTTGTCAAAAATGCCTTCCGGATGTCGATTTGCCAAACGATGTGAGCGTGCTTTGATCCAGTGCGAAAATCAGCGCCCTCGGCTAATGCCAGTGGCTTCCGGCCATTTTGCTGCGTGCCGTTTGGTTCATGATGACGAAAAAAAATGA